A genomic region of Tamandua tetradactyla isolate mTamTet1 chromosome 2, mTamTet1.pri, whole genome shotgun sequence contains the following coding sequences:
- the IFNK gene encoding interferon kappa yields the protein MNIKPKMIQNCLWAACLVGLFITSVLSLDCNLLNVHLSRVTWQNMRLLRSMSNSFPVECLREIEAFELPQEILSYTQPVKRDIKEVFYEMSIQAFNIFHQYTFKSTWEEKCLKQIQTGLDWQIEYLEQCMEEEEKENEGIKQMEKDEMSYSGPAVHQLSNLELKRYFNRIHNFLKDKKYSHCAWAIVRVEIRRCFYYFQKFTALLKRK from the coding sequence ATGAACATTAAGCCTAAAATGATTCAAAACTGTTTGTGGGCTGCATGCCTTGTGGGGCTGTTCATCACCAGTGTCCTCTCTCTGGACTGTAACTTATTGAATGTTCATCTGAGTAGAGTCACATGGCAAAATATGAGACTTCTGAGGAGTATGAGCAATTCATTTCCTGTAGAATGTCTAAGAGAAATAGAAGCCTTTGAGCTACCCCAAGAGATCTTATCATACACCCAGCCTGTGAAAAGGGACATCAAGGAAGTCTTCTATGAGATGTCCATTCAGGCTTTCAACATCTTCCATCAATACACCTTCAAGTCTACTTGGGAAGAGAAATGCCTGAAACAAATTCAAACGGGACTTGATTGGCAAATAGAGTACCTGGAACAATGcatggaggaagaggagaaagaaaacgAAGGTATAAAGCAAATGGAAAAGGATGAGATGAGTTACTCAGGACCAGCTGTCCACCAACTGAGCAACCTAGAGCTGAAGAGATATTTCAACAGGATACACAATTTCCTGAAAGATAAGAAATATAGTCACTGTGCCTGGGCGATTGTTCGGGTAGAAATCAGAAGATGTTTCTACTACTTTCAGAAATTCACAGCACTACTTAAGAGGAAATAA